A window of the Tripterygium wilfordii isolate XIE 37 chromosome 12, ASM1340144v1, whole genome shotgun sequence genome harbors these coding sequences:
- the LOC120011347 gene encoding DIS3-like exonuclease 2 isoform X2: MKSMAEQSVVVEKADDGDKEKKKKRRGNRRSKQNTPSTSCSSVNEKGAEVSQLGNGCEAKNLTSSMGHSSSRKQELDMHTLNEEGLARVSNVAFNALPTMHIYEKTGSGEARSLQRDDWNPSDGSGRVVSKSCPEPIASGGPLGLSTDNHLPSFNESGVHAQSKIFASHWSMAAVNEALEKGDAFKALFRVNAHNRLEAYCKIEGVSVDVLINGNAAQNRAVEGDIVVMQVDPLSLWTKMKGSIGPSNNLGHAEDVNLLPEVSEIVANSKGKNKLDVEYEIAHCENCIPPENGFHEEDNSITGNAVHQEHIDHMGGCYTNEHNPCVSDSSLVGSSREQNEAIGALGRLCAMISSFPSKRPTGRVVGIIERSLRRDVIVGSLIVKQLLYHREGFKKDAKKNKGLLSISDHKYIHLTPTDPKFPKMMILIQSLPDLIKKRLEDGDLTVEMELVGARIDSWSEESPFPRAHVSHIFGRGGEVEPRINAILYENAICCSEFSPETISCLPRVPWEVPAEEYKKRIDLRDLCIFTIDPPTATDLDDALSVEKLSNGTIRVGVHIADASYFVLPDTDLDVEAQIRSTAVYMLQRKLPMLPSLLSENLGSLNPGVDRLAFSIFWYLNGAGDVIDRWIGRTVIRSCCKLSYENVQDIIDEMIDVESKTFFRIGCPQLYNNFEWSNVVESVKTLHNVSKTLQMQRLNDGALRLENSKVAFLFDENGIPYDSVLSEQKDSNFLVEEFMLLANRTAAEVISRAFPDSALLRRHPEPNMRKLKGFEAFCCKHGLELDTSSSSHFHWSLQRIREKLNDDSILFDILMSYATKPMQSASYFCSGDLKDNVNDWGHYALAVPLYTHFTSPLRRYPDIVVHRTLAAVIEAEKLYLKHKSLHKVKHGEEATVKCFTGIYFDKNAAESFDGREALSAAALKHGVPCAELLTEVATHCNERKLASRHVKDACDKLYMWVLLKKKEILLSDARVLGLGPRFMSIYVNKLAVERRIYYDDIEGMTAEWLEATSTLLLNFCAYKRSYRRSGFGYNRTLDDVAWLVSPTDPRFELGMSGDGSRECDSALSARCLDPGSNSGIEPAVFPLTVRLLATIPVALLAIGGDDGPLDVGVRLYMSSYFR; the protein is encoded by the exons ATGAAAAGTATGGCGGAGCAATCCGTGGTTGTTGAGAAGGCCGACGATGGtgacaaggagaagaagaagaagcgtcGTGGCAATCGCCGATCTAAGCAGAACACTCCTTCTACAT CTTGCAGTTCAGTGAATGAAAAAGGTGCTGAAGTGTCACAGTTGGGAAATGGTTGCGAAGCTAAAAATTTAACATCATCGATGGGCCACTCTTCATCAAGAAAGCAGGAGTTGGACATGCATACATTAAACGAGGAGGGACTTGCAAGAGTATCAAATGTTGCTTTTAATGCTCTGCCTACAATgcatatatatgaaaaaacaGGCTCAGGTGAGGCGAGGAGCTTGCAAAGGGATGATTGGAACCCTTCTGATGGTAGTGGAAGAGTGGTTTCTAAGTCGTGTCCTGAACCTATTGCTAGTGGAGGTCCATTAGGGCTATCCACAGACAATCATTTGCCATCTTTTAATGAGAGTGGGGTTCATGCTCAGAGTAAGATTTTTGCTTCACACTGGTCAATGGCTGCTGTTAATGAGGCATTGGAG AAAGGTGATGCTTTTAAAGCGCTATTTCGTGTAAATGCTCACAATAGGCTTGAG GCATACTGCAAAATTGAGGGAGTATCAGTAGATGTACTTATAAATGGGAATGCTGCACAGAATAGAGCT GTTGAAGGAGACATTGTGGTTATGCAGGTTGATCCTTTGTCTCTGTGGACCAAGATGAAAGGGTCCATTGGGCCTTCCAACAATCTTGGGCATGCAGAAGATGTTAACTTACTGCCAGAGGTTAGTGAAATAGTTGCCAATAGCAAGGGTAAAAATAAGTTAGATGTGGAGTATGAGATTGCACATTGTGAAAATTGCATACCTCCAGAGAATGGATTTCATGAAGAGGATAATTCTATAACTGGCAATGCTGTTCATCAAGAACACATTGACCACATGGGTGGTTGTTATACAAATGAGCATAATCCCTGTGTCTCAGATTCTTCTCTTGTTGGCTCTTCTAGAGAGCAGAATGAAGCAATCGGTGCTTTGGGGAGGTTATGTGCCATGATCAGTTCATTCCCGTCAAAGCGACCTACTGGCCGGGTTGTTGGCATCATCGAAAGATCTCTTCGTCGAGATGTTATTGTAGGTTCTCTCATTGTTAAGCAATTGTTGTACCACAGGGAAGGCTTTAAGAAAGATGCAAAGAAGAACAAGGGTCTCTTATCAATTTCTGACCATAAGTATATCCATCTGACTCCAACTGACCCAAAATTTCCGAAAATGATGATCCTTATTCAAAGCTTGCCTGACTTGATCAAGAAAAGATTGGAGGATGGTGACCTGACAGTTGAAATGGAGCTTGTAGGTGCACGCATTGATAGCTGGAGTGAGGAAAGTCCTTTTCCACGAGCCCATGTCTCCCACATTTTTGGACGGGGAGGTGAAGTGGAGCCACGAATCAATGCAATTTTATATGAAAATGCAATCTGCTGCTCTGAATTTTCTCCGGAAACGATTTCCTGCCTTCCTCGTGTTCCTTGGGAGGTGCCAGCAGAGGAATATAAAAAGAGGATAGATCTTAGAGATTTGTGCATATTTACTATTGACCCTCCAACTGCCACTGATCTTGATGATGCTCTATCAGTTGAAAAGTTATCCAATGGAACCATCAGAGTAGGTGTTCATATTGCTGATGCATCATACTTTGTTTTACCTGACACAGACTTAGATGTAGAAGCTCAAATCAGATCAACGGCTGTCTATATGTTGCAACGCAAATTACCAATGTTGCCTTCCTTGCTCTCTGAGAATCTTGGTTCGCTTAACCCTGGAGTAGATAGACTAGCGTTCTCAATTTTCTGGTACTTAAATGGTGCTGGGGATGTTATAGATCGCTGGATTGGCCGCACTGTGATACGATCTTGTTGCAAGCTTTCATATGAAAACGTGCAGGACATAATTGATGAGATGATTGATGTGGAAAGTAAAACTTTCTTCAGAATTGGATGCCCACAATTGTATAACAACTTTGAATGGTCTAATGTTGTTGAATCTGTTAAGACTCTTCACAATGTTTCAAAAACTTTACAGATGCAGAGGCTCAATGATGGGGCTTTACGACTTGAAAACTCCAAAGTAGCATTTTTGTTTGATGAGAATGGAATTCCATATGATAGTGTGCTTTCTGAACAGAAAGACTcaaattttcttgttgaagaGTTTATGCTCTTGGCTAACAGGACAGCTGCTGAAGTTATATCTAGAGCTTTTCCTGATAGTGCATTGTTGCGGAGGCACCCTGAACCCAATATGCGGAAGCTTAAAGGGTTTGAAGCTTTCTGCTGCAAGCATGGCTTAGAATTGGACACTTCCTCCTCTAGTCATTTTCATTGGTCGCTGCAACGGATCAGGGAAAAACTCAACGATGATTCCATACTATTTGATATTCTAATGTCATATGCTACAAAACCGATGCAATCGGCTTCTTACTTCTGTAGTGGTGATTTAAAAGATAATGTGAATGACTGGGGTCATTATGCTCTTGCTGTTCCTCTTTATACGCATTTTACTTCACCACTTCGTCGTTACCCTGATATTGTTGTCCATCGCACATTGGCTGCTGTAATAGAAGCTGAAAAATTGTATCTGAAGCATAAATCCCTGCATAAGGTCAAGCATGGGGAGGAAGCAACAGTGAAATGTTTCACTGGTATTTATTTTGATAAGAATGCTGCAGAGTCCTTTGACGGCAGGGAAGCATTGTCAGCTGCAGCATTAAAGCATGGAGTTCCCTGTGCAGAATTACTTACAGAAGTTGCTACTCATTGCAATGAAAGGAAACTGGCTAGTAGGCATGTTAAGGATGCCTGTGATAAGCTCTACATGTGGGTTTTGCTCAAAAAGAAAGAG ATTTTGTTGTCAGACGCTAGAGTATTAGGTCTGGGGCCAAGATTTATGTCAATTTACGTCAACAAGCTAGCT GTTGAACGGAGAATATATTATGACGATATTGAAGGCATGACAGCTGAGTGGCTTGAGGCCACGTCTACATTGTTGCTGAATTTTTGTGCCTACAAAAGGTCTTATAGGAGAAGTGGCTTTGGCTATAATAGGACACTCGATGATGTTGCATGGCTCGTGAGCCCTACTGATCCGCGATTTGAACTGGGCATGTCTGGAGATGGTAGTAGAGAGTGTGATTCTGCTTTATCTGCGCGTTGTCTTGATCCTGGTTCTAACTCGGGGATTGAACCAGCGGTTTTCCCTCTGACAGTGCGCCTTCTCGCAACAATCCCTGTAGCACTTCTTGCAATTGGTGGGGATGATGGACCACTTGATGTTGGTGTGCGGCTTTACATGAGTTCATATTTCAGATAA
- the LOC120011347 gene encoding DIS3-like exonuclease 2 isoform X1: protein MKSMAEQSVVVEKADDGDKEKKKKRRGNRRSKQNTPSTSACSSVNEKGAEVSQLGNGCEAKNLTSSMGHSSSRKQELDMHTLNEEGLARVSNVAFNALPTMHIYEKTGSGEARSLQRDDWNPSDGSGRVVSKSCPEPIASGGPLGLSTDNHLPSFNESGVHAQSKIFASHWSMAAVNEALEKGDAFKALFRVNAHNRLEAYCKIEGVSVDVLINGNAAQNRAVEGDIVVMQVDPLSLWTKMKGSIGPSNNLGHAEDVNLLPEVSEIVANSKGKNKLDVEYEIAHCENCIPPENGFHEEDNSITGNAVHQEHIDHMGGCYTNEHNPCVSDSSLVGSSREQNEAIGALGRLCAMISSFPSKRPTGRVVGIIERSLRRDVIVGSLIVKQLLYHREGFKKDAKKNKGLLSISDHKYIHLTPTDPKFPKMMILIQSLPDLIKKRLEDGDLTVEMELVGARIDSWSEESPFPRAHVSHIFGRGGEVEPRINAILYENAICCSEFSPETISCLPRVPWEVPAEEYKKRIDLRDLCIFTIDPPTATDLDDALSVEKLSNGTIRVGVHIADASYFVLPDTDLDVEAQIRSTAVYMLQRKLPMLPSLLSENLGSLNPGVDRLAFSIFWYLNGAGDVIDRWIGRTVIRSCCKLSYENVQDIIDEMIDVESKTFFRIGCPQLYNNFEWSNVVESVKTLHNVSKTLQMQRLNDGALRLENSKVAFLFDENGIPYDSVLSEQKDSNFLVEEFMLLANRTAAEVISRAFPDSALLRRHPEPNMRKLKGFEAFCCKHGLELDTSSSSHFHWSLQRIREKLNDDSILFDILMSYATKPMQSASYFCSGDLKDNVNDWGHYALAVPLYTHFTSPLRRYPDIVVHRTLAAVIEAEKLYLKHKSLHKVKHGEEATVKCFTGIYFDKNAAESFDGREALSAAALKHGVPCAELLTEVATHCNERKLASRHVKDACDKLYMWVLLKKKEILLSDARVLGLGPRFMSIYVNKLAVERRIYYDDIEGMTAEWLEATSTLLLNFCAYKRSYRRSGFGYNRTLDDVAWLVSPTDPRFELGMSGDGSRECDSALSARCLDPGSNSGIEPAVFPLTVRLLATIPVALLAIGGDDGPLDVGVRLYMSSYFR, encoded by the exons ATGAAAAGTATGGCGGAGCAATCCGTGGTTGTTGAGAAGGCCGACGATGGtgacaaggagaagaagaagaagcgtcGTGGCAATCGCCGATCTAAGCAGAACACTCCTTCTACAT CAGCTTGCAGTTCAGTGAATGAAAAAGGTGCTGAAGTGTCACAGTTGGGAAATGGTTGCGAAGCTAAAAATTTAACATCATCGATGGGCCACTCTTCATCAAGAAAGCAGGAGTTGGACATGCATACATTAAACGAGGAGGGACTTGCAAGAGTATCAAATGTTGCTTTTAATGCTCTGCCTACAATgcatatatatgaaaaaacaGGCTCAGGTGAGGCGAGGAGCTTGCAAAGGGATGATTGGAACCCTTCTGATGGTAGTGGAAGAGTGGTTTCTAAGTCGTGTCCTGAACCTATTGCTAGTGGAGGTCCATTAGGGCTATCCACAGACAATCATTTGCCATCTTTTAATGAGAGTGGGGTTCATGCTCAGAGTAAGATTTTTGCTTCACACTGGTCAATGGCTGCTGTTAATGAGGCATTGGAG AAAGGTGATGCTTTTAAAGCGCTATTTCGTGTAAATGCTCACAATAGGCTTGAG GCATACTGCAAAATTGAGGGAGTATCAGTAGATGTACTTATAAATGGGAATGCTGCACAGAATAGAGCT GTTGAAGGAGACATTGTGGTTATGCAGGTTGATCCTTTGTCTCTGTGGACCAAGATGAAAGGGTCCATTGGGCCTTCCAACAATCTTGGGCATGCAGAAGATGTTAACTTACTGCCAGAGGTTAGTGAAATAGTTGCCAATAGCAAGGGTAAAAATAAGTTAGATGTGGAGTATGAGATTGCACATTGTGAAAATTGCATACCTCCAGAGAATGGATTTCATGAAGAGGATAATTCTATAACTGGCAATGCTGTTCATCAAGAACACATTGACCACATGGGTGGTTGTTATACAAATGAGCATAATCCCTGTGTCTCAGATTCTTCTCTTGTTGGCTCTTCTAGAGAGCAGAATGAAGCAATCGGTGCTTTGGGGAGGTTATGTGCCATGATCAGTTCATTCCCGTCAAAGCGACCTACTGGCCGGGTTGTTGGCATCATCGAAAGATCTCTTCGTCGAGATGTTATTGTAGGTTCTCTCATTGTTAAGCAATTGTTGTACCACAGGGAAGGCTTTAAGAAAGATGCAAAGAAGAACAAGGGTCTCTTATCAATTTCTGACCATAAGTATATCCATCTGACTCCAACTGACCCAAAATTTCCGAAAATGATGATCCTTATTCAAAGCTTGCCTGACTTGATCAAGAAAAGATTGGAGGATGGTGACCTGACAGTTGAAATGGAGCTTGTAGGTGCACGCATTGATAGCTGGAGTGAGGAAAGTCCTTTTCCACGAGCCCATGTCTCCCACATTTTTGGACGGGGAGGTGAAGTGGAGCCACGAATCAATGCAATTTTATATGAAAATGCAATCTGCTGCTCTGAATTTTCTCCGGAAACGATTTCCTGCCTTCCTCGTGTTCCTTGGGAGGTGCCAGCAGAGGAATATAAAAAGAGGATAGATCTTAGAGATTTGTGCATATTTACTATTGACCCTCCAACTGCCACTGATCTTGATGATGCTCTATCAGTTGAAAAGTTATCCAATGGAACCATCAGAGTAGGTGTTCATATTGCTGATGCATCATACTTTGTTTTACCTGACACAGACTTAGATGTAGAAGCTCAAATCAGATCAACGGCTGTCTATATGTTGCAACGCAAATTACCAATGTTGCCTTCCTTGCTCTCTGAGAATCTTGGTTCGCTTAACCCTGGAGTAGATAGACTAGCGTTCTCAATTTTCTGGTACTTAAATGGTGCTGGGGATGTTATAGATCGCTGGATTGGCCGCACTGTGATACGATCTTGTTGCAAGCTTTCATATGAAAACGTGCAGGACATAATTGATGAGATGATTGATGTGGAAAGTAAAACTTTCTTCAGAATTGGATGCCCACAATTGTATAACAACTTTGAATGGTCTAATGTTGTTGAATCTGTTAAGACTCTTCACAATGTTTCAAAAACTTTACAGATGCAGAGGCTCAATGATGGGGCTTTACGACTTGAAAACTCCAAAGTAGCATTTTTGTTTGATGAGAATGGAATTCCATATGATAGTGTGCTTTCTGAACAGAAAGACTcaaattttcttgttgaagaGTTTATGCTCTTGGCTAACAGGACAGCTGCTGAAGTTATATCTAGAGCTTTTCCTGATAGTGCATTGTTGCGGAGGCACCCTGAACCCAATATGCGGAAGCTTAAAGGGTTTGAAGCTTTCTGCTGCAAGCATGGCTTAGAATTGGACACTTCCTCCTCTAGTCATTTTCATTGGTCGCTGCAACGGATCAGGGAAAAACTCAACGATGATTCCATACTATTTGATATTCTAATGTCATATGCTACAAAACCGATGCAATCGGCTTCTTACTTCTGTAGTGGTGATTTAAAAGATAATGTGAATGACTGGGGTCATTATGCTCTTGCTGTTCCTCTTTATACGCATTTTACTTCACCACTTCGTCGTTACCCTGATATTGTTGTCCATCGCACATTGGCTGCTGTAATAGAAGCTGAAAAATTGTATCTGAAGCATAAATCCCTGCATAAGGTCAAGCATGGGGAGGAAGCAACAGTGAAATGTTTCACTGGTATTTATTTTGATAAGAATGCTGCAGAGTCCTTTGACGGCAGGGAAGCATTGTCAGCTGCAGCATTAAAGCATGGAGTTCCCTGTGCAGAATTACTTACAGAAGTTGCTACTCATTGCAATGAAAGGAAACTGGCTAGTAGGCATGTTAAGGATGCCTGTGATAAGCTCTACATGTGGGTTTTGCTCAAAAAGAAAGAG ATTTTGTTGTCAGACGCTAGAGTATTAGGTCTGGGGCCAAGATTTATGTCAATTTACGTCAACAAGCTAGCT GTTGAACGGAGAATATATTATGACGATATTGAAGGCATGACAGCTGAGTGGCTTGAGGCCACGTCTACATTGTTGCTGAATTTTTGTGCCTACAAAAGGTCTTATAGGAGAAGTGGCTTTGGCTATAATAGGACACTCGATGATGTTGCATGGCTCGTGAGCCCTACTGATCCGCGATTTGAACTGGGCATGTCTGGAGATGGTAGTAGAGAGTGTGATTCTGCTTTATCTGCGCGTTGTCTTGATCCTGGTTCTAACTCGGGGATTGAACCAGCGGTTTTCCCTCTGACAGTGCGCCTTCTCGCAACAATCCCTGTAGCACTTCTTGCAATTGGTGGGGATGATGGACCACTTGATGTTGGTGTGCGGCTTTACATGAGTTCATATTTCAGATAA
- the LOC120010136 gene encoding flavonol synthase/flavanone 3-hydroxylase-like: MGVERVQTLANGELNELPAQFIRPAHERPENTEAIEGLTVPVISLSQPHDVLVKEVSRACSEWGFCLITDHGIPESLIQRLQMVGQEFFKLPQKEKEAYANDPSNGKFEGYGTKMTKNHDDKVEWLDYFFHLMSPPSKVNYSFWPQKPSSYRETTEEYNKEILRVTDELLQLLSEGMGLEGNVLKSHLGGEDIEVEMKINMYPPCPQPQLVLGVEPHTDMSAITILVPNDVPGLHVWKDEKWVAVNYLPNALLVHIGDQVEILSNGKYKSVLHRSIVNKDRMRMSWAVFCAPPHEALIGPVPALVDDQNPEKYSTKTFAEYRFRKFNKLPQ, encoded by the exons ATGGGGGTAGAGAGAGTGCAAACACTGGCTAATGGTGAGCTCAATGAGCTTCCGGCCCAATTCATCCGCCCAGCCCACGAGCGCCCGGAGAACACTGAGGCCATTGAAGGGCTCACCGTGCCAGTGATCTCCCTCTCCCAGCCTCATGATGTTCTAGTAAAGGAGGTATCAAGGGCATGTAGTGAATGGGGTTTCTGTCTAATCACAGATCATGGTATACCAGAATCACTGATCCAACGGCTGCAAATGGTGGGGCAGGAGTTCTTTAAGCTCCCACAGAAGGAGAAGGAAGCCTATGCAAATGACCCTTCAAATGGGAAGTTTGAAGGGTATGGTACAAAGATGACCAAAAACCATGATGACAAGGTTGAATGGCTTGATTACTTTTTCCATCTCATGTCTCCTCCTTCCAAGGTCAACTATAGTTTTTGGCCCCAAAAACCTTCTTCTTACAG GGAAACAACAGAAGAGTACAACAAAGAAATTCTGAGAGTGACAGATGAGCTGTTGCAGCTGCTCTCGGAGGGGATGGGTTTGGAAGGAAATGTTTTGAAGTCCCACTTGGGAGGTGAAGATATAGAAgtagaaatgaaaataaacatgTACCCACCATGCCCGCAGCCTCAGTTGGTCCTCGGCGTTGAACCGCACACTGACATGTCTGCAATTACCATTCTTGTTCCCAACGATGTTCCAGGCCTTCATGTGTGGAAAGATGAAAAATGGGTTGCTGTGAATTACCTTCCTAATGCACTCCTCGTCCATATCGGTGACCAAGTCGAG ATTCTAAGCAATGGGAAGTACAAGAGTGTGCTTCAcagaagcatagtgaacaaggACCGTATGCGCATGTCATGGGCAGTGTTTTGCGCTCCTCCACATGAGGCACTAATCGGCCCTGTTCCAGCGCTTGTGGATgatcaaaacccagaaaaatattCTACCAAAACCTTTGCTGAGTATCGGTTTCGCAAATTCAATAAGCTCCCACAGTAA
- the LOC120010182 gene encoding selenoprotein K-like encodes MAYVERGVVKSKRTLWRLKTITDFFWSIVNMISVFFATMFSMEKSDAYRKGSGSSKKWDGGPGGPGSGPYGGGGPRGPPRGPRGLDNVRGIDHSSLPACGSCCG; translated from the exons ATGGCCTACGTTGAGAGAG GTGTTGTGAAATCCAAGCGAACTTTATGGCGGCTAAAGACCATCACTGACTTCTTTTGGTCCATTGTGAATATGATAAGCGTGTTCTTTGCTACAATGTTCTCG ATGGAAAAGTCAGATGCTTACAGGAAAGGCTCTGGTTCTAGCAAAAAATGGGATGGTGGCCCAGGCGGTCCTGGAAGTGGACcatatggtggtggtggtccACGGGGGCCGCCCCGAGGACCCCGAGGCTTGGATAATGTTCGAGGGATCGACCATA GTTCCCTCCCTGCATGTGGTTCTTGCTGCGGCTAA